A genomic segment from Leptolyngbya boryana PCC 6306 encodes:
- a CDS encoding FAD/NAD(P)-binding protein encodes MKINSLNQADTTGDLIAIIGAGARGLSVLERIVAFARADQFLAPIVVKVFDRDPFGAGCHSVHQPEHLLVNTIASQITVFSDPTVQGSGFQLAGPSFYEWLCDRDRSSSPPDPNAYYPRKRLGEYLAWSFDYLCSLAPTTVKIVTVSKYVVAASPIVASEGTIWKLKDESGDTHFVRYTFLTTGHEQEPLTPEQSEQRLFPVYPLDPAVQGIQPDETVAIEGLGLSACDVISMLTIGRGGKFNREQNGQVCYQASGQEPKMIGFARSGLPITARARNEKEVREQYQARFLTRSAIAQLKAKHGQLDFQTQVLPLLLADMEFVYSRTYVQKHKGFTAAHQFSNSYLAATQRQRRSLIAAEIPLHQHFDWQRLVNPIPPQSLSTYEHYKTWLDSYLHEDLSSANEGNLSNPFKAACDVLRDLRDNLRYVVDFGGLTEDSHRWFVQTFLPVMNRLAVGPPKARLEEMLALQSAGILKLDLGPHPRCQFDQTRRRFVIQGMFEQVEAHALIRSRIAMPPPQASANPLLRQLIADGISRPFMNGQFHPGGLDVSSDLNLISPANVIYPNFWVLGTPIEGPKFYTFILPRPFVNSTALLDADRVVQALRDQLTITKSGSVAVSALI; translated from the coding sequence ATGAAGATAAACTCACTGAATCAGGCAGATACCACGGGAGATCTGATTGCGATTATTGGTGCAGGCGCTAGAGGCTTAAGTGTTTTAGAACGAATTGTTGCATTCGCCAGAGCCGATCAGTTTTTAGCTCCGATTGTTGTTAAGGTTTTCGATCGTGATCCCTTTGGTGCGGGCTGCCACTCAGTCCATCAGCCCGAACATTTGTTGGTGAATACAATTGCTAGTCAAATCACTGTCTTTTCTGATCCAACTGTTCAAGGCTCAGGATTTCAGCTTGCAGGTCCTTCCTTCTATGAATGGCTTTGCGATCGAGATCGCTCTAGTTCTCCCCCTGATCCAAATGCCTACTATCCAAGAAAGCGACTGGGAGAGTATTTAGCCTGGAGCTTTGACTACTTGTGCAGCTTAGCACCCACCACCGTTAAGATTGTCACAGTTTCAAAGTATGTCGTCGCAGCATCGCCGATCGTGGCTTCAGAAGGGACAATCTGGAAATTAAAAGATGAGTCGGGTGACACTCATTTTGTTCGATACACTTTTCTCACCACAGGTCATGAGCAGGAGCCATTAACTCCAGAGCAATCCGAACAGCGATTGTTTCCGGTCTATCCTCTAGATCCAGCGGTTCAAGGAATTCAGCCTGATGAAACGGTCGCGATCGAAGGTCTAGGACTCTCAGCGTGTGATGTGATCTCGATGCTGACGATCGGACGAGGCGGTAAATTTAATCGCGAGCAAAATGGTCAAGTCTGCTATCAAGCTTCGGGTCAGGAACCAAAAATGATTGGCTTTGCCAGATCCGGGCTGCCGATTACGGCGCGCGCCCGGAATGAGAAAGAAGTGCGTGAGCAGTATCAAGCTCGCTTTCTCACCCGATCAGCGATCGCTCAACTCAAAGCAAAACATGGGCAACTCGATTTTCAAACGCAAGTTCTCCCATTGCTCTTAGCGGATATGGAATTTGTATACAGCAGAACTTATGTGCAAAAACACAAAGGTTTTACTGCTGCTCATCAGTTCTCGAATTCCTATCTTGCTGCCACACAGAGACAACGGCGATCGCTGATCGCTGCTGAGATTCCATTGCATCAGCACTTTGACTGGCAGCGCTTAGTCAATCCAATTCCCCCTCAAAGCTTATCGACATATGAGCACTACAAAACCTGGTTAGACAGCTACTTGCACGAGGATTTAAGTTCCGCGAACGAAGGCAATCTCTCGAACCCGTTTAAAGCAGCTTGCGATGTGCTGCGAGATCTGCGAGATAATTTGCGCTACGTCGTTGATTTTGGGGGACTGACTGAAGACAGTCACCGTTGGTTTGTCCAGACCTTTCTTCCTGTTATGAATCGCCTAGCAGTTGGTCCACCCAAAGCAAGACTTGAAGAAATGCTTGCCCTGCAATCCGCCGGAATTCTCAAACTTGATTTAGGACCTCATCCACGCTGTCAGTTTGATCAAACTCGGCGGCGATTCGTGATTCAAGGCATGTTTGAGCAGGTTGAAGCCCACGCGTTAATTCGTTCTCGAATTGCGATGCCTCCTCCTCAAGCCAGTGCGAACCCCCTGCTTCGCCAGTTGATTGCAGATGGAATCTCTCGACCTTTTATGAATGGGCAGTTTCATCCGGGTGGCTTAGATGTCTCCAGCGATCTGAATCTGATTAGTCCAGCGAATGTTATATATCCGAACTTTTGGGTTTTAGGCACGCCGATCGAAGGACCGAAATTTTACACGTTCATCTTGCCGCGCCCGTTTGTCAATTCGACAGCGCTCTTAGATGCCGATCGCGTTGTCCAAGCACTGCGTGATCAACTCACAATCACCAAGTCAGGTTCAGTCGCTGTATCAGCGTTAATTTGA
- a CDS encoding YbfB/YjiJ family MFS transporter: protein MKSFYRSNFWFAGLAATFTGNGIGRFAYITLMPVLIQANWFSQEAAAQFGVAALLGYLLGPFLIRRFGSQVNRATLMRIAMLCCSSSYFACAFPQMGFGWFYSWRFLSGVGGAILMILAAPMVLPHVRQDRRSRVAGVIFSGIGLGAALSGLLIPVLVQIHIKVAWVAMGLACAGLTLMTWKTWAELEVAPNPSTVTPPVMKSHSLNRGIGCLLIAYALNAVGFLPHTLFWVDFLVRDLGFSLASGGLSWALFGIGAAVGPLLTGVMGDRLGVRRCLVLGFGLKALGVMIPLLTQKLWMLHGSAFLVGMFTPGIVTLVSTYCLQLVGTQEHHRAWGAMTFSFALTQAIAGMGMAILLRQVSSYLPLYAISAIALVISTVCILCIPQPASIRAPESI from the coding sequence GTGAAGAGTTTTTATCGATCGAACTTTTGGTTCGCTGGTTTAGCGGCAACCTTTACAGGTAACGGTATTGGGCGATTTGCTTACATCACACTGATGCCTGTGCTGATTCAAGCTAACTGGTTTTCTCAAGAAGCAGCAGCCCAATTTGGCGTTGCAGCATTATTAGGTTATCTATTGGGGCCTTTCCTGATTCGGCGTTTTGGCTCGCAAGTAAACCGTGCAACTTTGATGCGGATAGCGATGCTGTGTTGTTCTAGCAGCTACTTTGCCTGTGCTTTTCCGCAAATGGGGTTTGGATGGTTTTATAGTTGGCGATTTCTTTCAGGCGTGGGTGGAGCGATTTTGATGATTTTGGCTGCTCCTATGGTTCTTCCCCACGTTCGCCAGGACAGGCGGAGTCGCGTTGCTGGAGTCATCTTTTCGGGGATTGGGTTAGGTGCTGCCTTGTCTGGACTGCTGATTCCAGTATTGGTACAGATTCATATCAAGGTTGCTTGGGTGGCGATGGGGCTAGCTTGCGCTGGGCTAACACTGATGACCTGGAAAACCTGGGCTGAACTGGAGGTTGCTCCAAATCCCTCCACGGTGACTCCGCCTGTGATGAAATCGCACTCTCTGAACCGGGGAATCGGGTGTCTCTTGATTGCCTATGCGCTGAATGCGGTCGGTTTTTTGCCGCATACCTTGTTCTGGGTTGATTTTCTAGTTCGAGATTTAGGGTTCTCACTGGCATCAGGAGGACTGTCCTGGGCATTATTCGGCATTGGTGCGGCTGTCGGCCCGCTCTTGACCGGAGTGATGGGAGATCGGTTGGGAGTGCGTCGGTGCTTGGTGCTAGGTTTTGGGCTGAAAGCACTGGGGGTTATGATACCTCTGTTGACACAAAAGCTTTGGATGTTGCATGGTTCTGCGTTTTTAGTTGGGATGTTTACGCCAGGGATTGTGACACTGGTTTCGACGTATTGTTTGCAGTTAGTGGGTACACAGGAACATCATCGGGCTTGGGGAGCGATGACGTTCTCGTTTGCTTTGACGCAGGCGATCGCGGGTATGGGGATGGCAATTCTACTGCGTCAAGTGAGTTCTTATCTTCCTCTCTATGCGATCAGTGCGATCGCGCTGGTCATCTCGACGGTTTGTATCCTGTGTATTCCTCAACCCGCTTCGATTCGCGCTCCAGAGTCCATTTAA
- a CDS encoding glutathione S-transferase family protein, whose translation MKLYLNTTSPFARWVLVCALEYAVPDLELIWVNPWDTPETLTRVNPFSTVPVLQMNQTEALYESSIIVRYLIPASIAQSPSLQELQRLALGKMLLETAFRHTSLKRYAPAGLPPHPLIEQTERGLTRVLQTLSVQDLPSFSAQQRPDVASLQIAIALDYISFRCPDLFVSSVAQSLQEQLHAYQLRPSFEFTTPSALAAQSASIPLDESSCS comes from the coding sequence ATGAAACTTTATCTGAATACGACTTCTCCCTTTGCCCGATGGGTATTAGTTTGCGCTCTAGAATATGCAGTTCCCGATTTGGAATTAATCTGGGTCAACCCGTGGGATACTCCCGAAACGCTAACTAGAGTGAATCCATTCTCTACGGTTCCAGTGTTGCAGATGAATCAAACTGAAGCTTTATATGAAAGTAGTATTATTGTTCGCTATCTGATTCCAGCCTCGATCGCGCAATCACCCTCTCTACAAGAATTGCAGCGATTAGCCCTGGGTAAAATGCTGCTGGAAACTGCTTTTCGTCATACCAGTCTAAAACGCTATGCTCCAGCGGGTCTGCCTCCCCATCCTTTGATTGAACAGACGGAACGAGGACTGACGCGAGTCTTACAAACTTTATCGGTTCAAGATTTACCGAGCTTTTCAGCCCAACAGCGACCAGATGTAGCAAGTTTACAGATCGCGATCGCGTTAGATTACATTTCCTTTCGCTGTCCAGACTTATTTGTCTCTTCCGTCGCTCAATCGCTACAGGAGCAACTTCATGCCTATCAGTTGCGTCCTAGTTTTGAGTTCACGACTCCTTCCGCACTGGCAGCTCAATCCGCATCTATCCCGCTCGATGAATCGAGCTGTTCATAA
- the queC gene encoding 7-cyano-7-deazaguanine synthase QueC, with the protein MPKAVVLLSGGLDSATVAAQAIADGYDVIALSFRYGQRHDRELQSAQDIVQHLKLLQHFIVDVNLAQWGGSALTDSAIEVPITGVQPDEIPITYVPGRNTVFIAIALSLAEAQNAAAIYLGINAIDYSGYPDCRPEYLAAFQTLAQLSSKAGLEGNAPKLIAPLITDSKTDIVKRAVKLGVPIEKTWSCYQGETEPCGICDSCRIRDRALIEAGYPEFATASGREFYQNY; encoded by the coding sequence ATGCCGAAAGCCGTTGTTTTATTGTCCGGTGGTCTAGATTCAGCAACCGTCGCTGCCCAAGCGATCGCAGATGGATATGATGTGATCGCGCTTTCATTTCGCTATGGTCAGCGCCACGATCGCGAACTGCAATCTGCTCAGGATATTGTCCAGCATTTGAAACTCTTGCAGCACTTCATTGTGGATGTGAATCTTGCCCAATGGGGCGGGTCAGCTCTAACAGATTCAGCCATTGAAGTTCCAATCACAGGCGTTCAGCCTGATGAGATTCCGATTACTTATGTGCCTGGGCGAAACACGGTGTTTATTGCGATCGCGCTGTCTTTGGCAGAAGCTCAAAACGCAGCAGCAATCTATTTAGGCATTAATGCTATCGATTATTCAGGTTATCCAGATTGCCGTCCTGAATATCTTGCCGCGTTTCAGACGCTCGCTCAACTCTCGTCTAAAGCAGGATTAGAAGGGAATGCGCCGAAATTAATTGCACCCTTGATTACCGATTCCAAGACCGACATTGTGAAACGGGCGGTGAAATTAGGCGTGCCGATCGAGAAAACTTGGTCATGCTATCAAGGCGAAACCGAACCTTGTGGAATCTGTGACTCTTGCCGAATTCGCGATCGCGCCTTGATCGAAGCAGGCTATCCAGAATTCGCAACAGCATCAGGAAGAGAATTCTATCAAAACTATTAA
- a CDS encoding response regulator has translation MVFPSTYILLLAPQLEELDGLESLLQQVVLDVEIVENADQALAKVTQNPPCLIILQEHLRSETVIHQLRLLSNADRTTLVIVTETDSPSWLHQEQRPDVDGFLVKPLSTEVLFSLIHSASARHYCHPV, from the coding sequence ATGGTTTTTCCGTCCACTTATATCCTACTGTTAGCTCCTCAACTTGAAGAATTAGACGGATTGGAATCGTTACTTCAACAAGTAGTACTCGACGTTGAAATTGTAGAGAACGCCGATCAAGCGCTTGCGAAGGTTACTCAGAATCCCCCTTGCTTGATCATTTTGCAAGAGCATCTCCGCTCCGAAACCGTCATTCATCAACTCAGACTGCTCTCTAATGCCGATCGCACAACCCTTGTCATCGTCACCGAAACCGATTCTCCAAGCTGGCTCCATCAAGAACAACGACCAGACGTAGATGGGTTCTTGGTCAAACCCCTCAGTACTGAGGTTCTGTTCTCCTTAATTCACTCCGCCTCTGCCAGACACTACTGTCATCCTGTTTGA
- the rpoD gene encoding RNA polymerase sigma factor RpoD: protein MTQAKDLLVEEAFDPSEVLDVDVDLDDLEDLDDSDQADDDEEGKPGKGRATRRRTQAKKKHYTEDSIRLYLQEIGRIRLLRADEEIELARKIADLLELERIRFRLADKLDREPTDADWAQEVKMPLQQFRHRLHLGRRAKDKMVQSNLRLVVSIAKKYMNRGLSFQDLIQEGSLGLIRAAEKFDHEKGYKFSTYATWWIRQAITRAIADQSRTIRLPVHLYETISRIKKTTKLLSQEMGRKPTEEEIATRMEMTIEKLRFIAKSAQLPISLETPIGKEEDSRLGDFIESDGETPEDQVSKNLLREDLEGVLATLSPREKDVLRLRYGLDDGRMKTLEEIGQIFNVTRERIRQIEAKALRKLRHPNRNSVLKEYIR from the coding sequence ATGACCCAAGCCAAAGACTTACTTGTTGAAGAAGCATTCGACCCTTCAGAAGTGCTAGACGTAGACGTAGATCTAGACGACCTTGAGGATCTCGACGATTCCGATCAAGCGGATGACGATGAAGAGGGGAAACCCGGTAAGGGACGTGCCACTCGTCGCCGGACTCAAGCTAAGAAAAAGCATTACACCGAAGATTCGATCCGGTTGTATTTGCAAGAAATTGGTCGGATTCGCCTGTTGCGCGCCGACGAAGAGATCGAATTGGCACGGAAGATTGCTGATTTGCTCGAACTCGAGCGGATTCGGTTCCGACTTGCAGATAAGTTAGATCGCGAACCAACCGACGCAGATTGGGCACAAGAAGTCAAAATGCCGCTGCAACAGTTCCGACATCGCCTGCATTTGGGTCGTCGCGCCAAAGATAAGATGGTGCAGTCGAACCTGCGACTGGTTGTATCGATCGCGAAGAAGTATATGAATCGCGGCCTGTCGTTCCAAGATTTGATTCAAGAAGGCAGCTTGGGTCTGATTCGGGCGGCTGAGAAGTTTGACCACGAAAAAGGGTACAAATTCTCGACGTATGCGACCTGGTGGATTCGTCAGGCGATTACGCGAGCGATCGCGGATCAGTCGAGAACGATTCGCCTTCCGGTTCACTTGTACGAAACCATTTCTAGAATTAAGAAGACAACGAAATTGTTGTCTCAAGAAATGGGACGCAAGCCGACTGAGGAAGAAATTGCAACTCGGATGGAAATGACCATTGAGAAGCTGCGTTTCATTGCCAAGTCTGCTCAGTTGCCGATTTCGTTGGAAACGCCGATCGGGAAAGAAGAAGATTCTCGCTTGGGTGACTTTATCGAATCGGATGGCGAAACTCCGGAAGATCAAGTTTCTAAGAATTTGCTCCGTGAAGATCTCGAAGGCGTTTTGGCAACACTCAGCCCCCGTGAGAAGGATGTGTTGCGCCTGCGTTACGGTTTAGACGACGGTCGGATGAAGACCCTCGAAGAAATCGGTCAAATCTTCAATGTGACTCGCGAACGGATTCGTCAAATCGAGGCGAAGGCGTTGAGAAAACTACGTCACCCGAATCGGAATAGTGTTCTGAAGGAATACATTCGATAA
- a CDS encoding dihydrofolate reductase, producing the protein MSEIILIAAIAQTNGVIGDRGQLPWSIPEDLKRFRQLTLHHTVIMGRKTWEFDLRKRPLPDRRNIIISSQSLQAEGVEFVRSLSQALECTDAKRFIIGGASIYRQALDVVDRMELTIVEGNYSGDVFFCEWRDRLSDFELLNLDQQDGYRFETYQRLVPT; encoded by the coding sequence ATGTCTGAAATTATCTTGATTGCCGCGATCGCGCAAACCAATGGGGTCATTGGCGATCGTGGTCAACTCCCGTGGTCAATTCCTGAAGATCTCAAACGGTTCCGACAACTCACGCTGCATCATACCGTTATTATGGGTCGAAAAACTTGGGAATTTGATCTCCGAAAACGTCCCCTCCCTGACCGTCGAAATATTATCATCTCTTCGCAGAGTTTACAGGCAGAGGGAGTGGAATTTGTGCGATCGCTGTCGCAAGCCTTGGAATGTACAGATGCGAAACGATTTATCATCGGTGGTGCATCGATTTATCGGCAGGCTTTAGATGTAGTCGATCGCATGGAGTTAACGATCGTCGAAGGGAATTATTCCGGTGATGTGTTCTTTTGCGAATGGCGCGATCGTCTTTCAGATTTTGAATTGCTGAACCTCGATCAGCAAGATGGATATCGCTTTGAAACCTATCAGCGCCTCGTACCCACTTGA
- the pipX gene encoding transcriptional coactivator PipX gives MDTENYLNHPTFGLLFRVCLVEENRELFSTLYAQRLFFLVFNSSDGLEFEPIGRTDAKMLVEARMRILRRTGMNKEYDQLQIIHKRTFQ, from the coding sequence ATGGATACAGAGAATTATCTAAATCACCCAACATTTGGGTTGCTCTTCCGGGTGTGTTTGGTGGAAGAGAATCGAGAATTATTCAGTACGCTTTACGCGCAAAGATTATTCTTCTTGGTGTTTAACAGTTCTGACGGATTGGAATTTGAGCCGATCGGACGCACCGATGCGAAGATGCTCGTTGAAGCTCGCATGAGAATCTTACGACGAACCGGGATGAACAAGGAGTACGATCAACTTCAGATAATCCATAAACGCACTTTCCAATGA
- a CDS encoding YggS family pyridoxal phosphate-dependent enzyme, producing MTDLIDRIAQFRASIPPQVRVIAVTKTVSIEAMRAAYAAGIRDFGENRVQEAEVKRAALADLTDVTWHLIGHLQSNKAKSAIELFDWIQSVDSLKLAQRLDRLAQEQNRHPQICLQVKLLSDPNKAGFSVEELWQALPQLAALPNLQIRGLMVIPPLDLEPSETLKVFQHAKELAEKIQIQSHLQLDQLSMGMSDDYGLALQAGATMIRPGRILFGARR from the coding sequence ATGACCGATTTGATCGATCGTATTGCCCAATTTCGCGCCTCAATTCCACCCCAGGTTCGAGTCATTGCCGTGACGAAAACGGTTTCGATTGAGGCAATGCGAGCAGCCTATGCTGCCGGAATTCGAGATTTTGGCGAGAATCGCGTGCAGGAAGCGGAAGTAAAACGCGCAGCACTGGCTGATCTCACTGATGTGACTTGGCATTTGATTGGGCACTTACAGAGTAATAAGGCGAAAAGCGCGATCGAGTTGTTTGACTGGATTCAATCAGTGGATAGCTTGAAATTGGCACAAAGGCTCGATCGTTTGGCGCAAGAACAAAATCGTCATCCGCAGATTTGTTTGCAAGTGAAGCTGTTAAGCGATCCCAATAAAGCAGGATTCTCTGTGGAGGAACTTTGGCAAGCGTTGCCCCAGCTTGCTGCTTTACCGAATTTGCAGATTCGGGGCTTAATGGTTATTCCGCCCCTTGATCTAGAGCCATCTGAAACATTGAAAGTCTTTCAGCATGCAAAAGAGTTGGCAGAAAAGATTCAGATTCAGAGCCATCTTCAACTGGATCAGCTTTCAATGGGCATGTCAGATGACTATGGTTTAGCCCTACAAGCAGGTGCAACAATGATTCGCCCAGGACGGATCTTATTCGGGGCAAGACGCTAA
- a CDS encoding cell division protein SepF: protein MSIFSKLRDFVGLNEPVEYEYEYDEMDGQEYQSLYQEEAAPAPAPTAAAEEPQSRRDRFRSRAVGIGNETTGVGTAMNNVIGMPGAANGISEVVVVEPRTFEEMPQVIQALRERKSVVLNLTIMDPDQAQRAVDFVAGGTYAIDGHQERIGESIFLFTPSCVQVSTQAGVLNEVPQPAPARPRTSTPTPAWGAEPRAVQG, encoded by the coding sequence GTGAGTATTTTCAGCAAATTACGTGATTTTGTCGGACTCAACGAACCGGTTGAGTACGAATACGAATATGACGAGATGGACGGGCAAGAGTATCAGTCTCTCTATCAAGAAGAGGCGGCTCCCGCGCCTGCTCCTACAGCAGCAGCTGAAGAACCCCAATCGCGACGGGATCGTTTTCGCAGTCGAGCTGTGGGAATTGGTAATGAAACAACTGGTGTAGGAACTGCTATGAACAATGTGATTGGAATGCCCGGTGCTGCAAATGGAATTTCGGAAGTTGTGGTGGTTGAACCCCGCACGTTTGAAGAAATGCCGCAAGTGATTCAGGCTTTGCGTGAGCGCAAGTCTGTGGTGCTGAATTTGACCATTATGGATCCGGATCAAGCTCAACGCGCAGTTGACTTCGTGGCAGGTGGAACTTACGCGATCGACGGTCATCAAGAGCGCATTGGCGAAAGCATCTTCTTGTTTACGCCAAGCTGTGTGCAAGTCAGTACGCAAGCAGGTGTCTTGAATGAAGTGCCTCAGCCTGCTCCGGCTCGCCCGCGTACCTCGACTCCGACTCCGGCTTGGGGGGCTGAACCAAGAGCTGTTCAAGGTTAA
- the proC gene encoding pyrroline-5-carboxylate reductase, whose product MVRKFGMIGGGMMGEALLSRLVAQKVFEADAIVVSEPSQARQELLAQQYNVHVTNENRQAAESEIVLLAVKPQIFPKVAQELAGQTRSALVISILAGTTLKQLEAAFPGQPVIRAMPNTPAAVGAGMTAIAGGQHAEKHHLEQATEILGTVGKVVEVPESMLDAVTGLSGSGPGYIAIVIEALADGGVAAGLPRAIAMELAIQTVKGTAQLLDEEGIHPGVLKDRVTSPGGTTIAGIGELERNGVRSAFIQAVKVATERSRELGQ is encoded by the coding sequence TTGGTTAGAAAATTTGGCATGATTGGCGGCGGGATGATGGGCGAAGCGCTCTTGTCCCGCCTTGTTGCTCAGAAGGTGTTTGAGGCAGACGCGATCGTTGTGAGTGAGCCTTCTCAAGCGAGACAGGAACTTTTAGCGCAACAGTACAACGTTCACGTCACGAATGAGAATCGGCAAGCGGCAGAGTCGGAGATCGTGCTGCTGGCAGTTAAGCCTCAGATTTTTCCCAAAGTTGCTCAGGAGTTAGCAGGACAAACGCGATCGGCGTTAGTGATTTCGATTTTGGCAGGCACAACCTTGAAGCAGTTGGAGGCAGCGTTTCCAGGGCAGCCTGTGATTCGAGCGATGCCGAATACGCCAGCCGCAGTTGGAGCGGGCATGACTGCAATCGCGGGCGGTCAACATGCTGAGAAACATCATCTAGAGCAAGCCACTGAGATTTTAGGCACCGTTGGCAAAGTCGTAGAAGTGCCAGAGTCGATGCTGGATGCAGTCACAGGATTATCGGGATCGGGGCCAGGATATATTGCGATCGTGATTGAAGCGTTAGCAGATGGCGGTGTGGCAGCAGGATTGCCCAGAGCGATCGCGATGGAATTGGCAATTCAAACCGTCAAAGGAACCGCGCAGCTTTTAGACGAAGAGGGAATTCATCCGGGAGTCTTGAAAGATCGAGTGACGAGTCCAGGTGGAACGACGATCGCGGGAATTGGAGAGTTAGAGAGAAATGGGGTGCGATCGGCGTTTATTCAGGCAGTGAAGGTGGCGACAGAGCGATCGAGAGAGTTGGGGCAATAA
- a CDS encoding type II toxin-antitoxin system HicA family toxin: MATLDEIRAAIDSYPPVLTSGALMRIAEKEGWREDRSEGGHRVFIYPDEPSYGHITFKCHQEGADCNRIVTRRRLTEIYQPALDRAAEDAERQERLRQTINQLESVLAQCEADFSLKAHRKLEELQKRIDQYESDCLDECEQTMQQFVDDCQQGALAEKEQEVQQLSQDLVLARQQVEQLQAEQRSLNQSLSVAEQKGDELRQSLAIAHRTVETKERDLAIAQSQIAALKQALQEKEAQIELTKNQAHSRFVRLKRSMMLVCFVLMGLVGALMFRAWFSAVPIQR; encoded by the coding sequence ATGGCGACCTTGGATGAGATTAGAGCCGCGATTGATAGCTACCCTCCTGTTCTAACTTCTGGCGCATTGATGCGGATTGCAGAAAAAGAAGGATGGCGGGAAGATCGCAGTGAGGGGGGTCATCGGGTTTTTATCTATCCAGATGAGCCGAGCTATGGGCACATCACTTTTAAGTGCCATCAAGAAGGAGCGGATTGTAATCGGATTGTGACGCGGCGAAGATTGACTGAAATCTATCAACCCGCATTAGATCGCGCTGCAGAAGATGCGGAACGACAAGAAAGATTGAGACAGACGATTAATCAGCTAGAAAGTGTGCTCGCCCAGTGTGAAGCGGATTTTTCGTTGAAAGCTCACCGAAAGTTGGAAGAACTGCAAAAAAGAATCGATCAATACGAAAGTGATTGTCTAGATGAATGCGAACAGACCATGCAGCAGTTTGTCGATGATTGTCAGCAGGGAGCCTTGGCTGAGAAAGAACAAGAAGTACAACAACTGAGTCAAGATCTCGTTCTTGCTCGCCAGCAAGTCGAACAATTACAAGCTGAACAACGATCGCTGAATCAATCTCTCTCAGTTGCAGAGCAAAAAGGTGATGAGTTGCGTCAATCCTTGGCGATCGCTCATCGCACTGTAGAAACAAAAGAACGGGATTTAGCGATCGCTCAATCTCAGATCGCCGCGCTCAAGCAAGCTTTGCAGGAGAAAGAGGCACAAATTGAACTAACTAAGAATCAAGCTCATAGCCGTTTTGTTCGGCTGAAGCGAAGCATGATGTTGGTCTGCTTCGTGTTGATGGGATTAGTCGGAGCATTGATGTTCCGAGCCTGGTTCTCGGCTGTCCCAATTCAGCGATAA
- a CDS encoding amino acid ABC transporter ATP-binding protein — MKHAIQFDNLEKSFGSLPVLQGISGYVDAGEVLSIIGSSGCGKSTLLRCLNRLETVDRGKIVISDLEISKPQLSSRELKEVRSRIGMVFQQFNLFPHLSVLENLTLAPQQVLKISRSESKERAKYYLQEVGLADKAEMYPEQLSGGQRQRVAIARSLCMEPQIMLFDEPTSALDPELVGEVLAVMRRLAEEGMTMVVVTHEIQFARDVANRVMFLDQGRVVEEGLAREVLTNPNSDRLHTFLSRMRQAQMI, encoded by the coding sequence ATGAAGCACGCAATTCAGTTTGACAACCTAGAGAAGAGTTTCGGATCGCTGCCTGTACTGCAAGGTATCAGTGGCTATGTGGATGCGGGTGAAGTTCTATCGATTATTGGTTCGTCGGGATGCGGTAAAAGTACTCTGCTGCGATGTTTGAATCGATTGGAAACGGTCGATCGCGGAAAGATTGTGATCAGTGATTTAGAAATTTCTAAGCCACAGCTTTCATCACGGGAGTTGAAAGAGGTGCGATCGCGAATCGGAATGGTCTTTCAACAGTTCAATCTCTTTCCACATTTGAGTGTGCTAGAGAATCTCACCTTAGCTCCTCAACAAGTTCTCAAGATTTCTCGAAGCGAGAGCAAAGAGCGGGCAAAGTACTATCTTCAAGAAGTTGGCTTAGCAGACAAAGCAGAGATGTATCCAGAGCAGCTTTCAGGCGGACAACGGCAGCGAGTTGCGATCGCCAGAAGTCTCTGTATGGAGCCTCAAATTATGCTCTTTGATGAGCCAACGAGCGCCCTTGATCCTGAGCTAGTCGGTGAAGTCCTAGCAGTGATGCGTCGATTAGCTGAAGAAGGCATGACAATGGTGGTTGTGACTCATGAAATCCAGTTTGCGCGAGATGTCGCGAATCGAGTAATGTTCCTTGATCAAGGTCGAGTTGTTGAAGAAGGACTAGCACGGGAAGTTTTGACAAATCCAAACAGCGATCGACTACATACTTTTCTCAGCCGTATGCGGCAAGCTCAAATGATTTAG